One window of the Roseovarius sp. THAF9 genome contains the following:
- a CDS encoding enoyl-CoA hydratase, giving the protein MAYETIIVEVEDHVAKITLNRPDALNALNDQLLGELVDALQDAEGNDKVRCIVITGSEKAFAAGADIKMMSEKSFVDVFAGNLFGPEADAIVRIRKPIIAAVSGYALGGGCELAMMCDFIIAADNAKFGQPEINLGVMAGMGGSQRLTRFIGKSKSMDMNLTGRFMDAEEADRSGLVSRVVPAKKLMEETMAAAGKIAEKSMIAVMAVKEVVNRSYEVPLAEGLLFERRVFHSLFATEDQKEGMAAFAEKREAQFRDK; this is encoded by the coding sequence ATGGCCTATGAGACGATCATCGTCGAAGTAGAAGACCACGTCGCCAAGATTACCCTGAACCGCCCCGATGCCCTGAATGCCCTAAACGACCAGTTGCTGGGCGAGCTTGTGGATGCGTTGCAGGATGCCGAAGGCAACGACAAGGTGCGGTGCATTGTGATCACCGGCTCGGAAAAGGCTTTTGCGGCCGGCGCGGATATCAAGATGATGTCGGAAAAGTCCTTTGTGGACGTGTTCGCTGGCAACCTTTTCGGCCCCGAGGCGGACGCCATAGTGCGCATCCGCAAGCCGATCATCGCCGCCGTGTCGGGTTATGCACTGGGCGGCGGGTGCGAGCTTGCCATGATGTGCGACTTCATCATCGCCGCGGACAATGCCAAGTTCGGCCAGCCCGAGATCAACCTTGGTGTTATGGCCGGGATGGGCGGCAGTCAGCGCCTGACACGCTTCATCGGTAAGTCCAAATCCATGGACATGAACCTGACGGGTCGCTTCATGGATGCCGAAGAAGCCGACCGTTCGGGCCTCGTCAGCCGCGTCGTTCCGGCCAAAAAGCTGATGGAAGAGACGATGGCCGCCGCCGGCAAGATCGCCGAAAAATCCATGATCGCCGTCATGGCCGTCAAGGAAGTGGTCAACCGCTCCTACGAGGTGCCTCTGGCCGAAGGCCTGCTGTTCGAGCGCCGCGTGTTCCACTCGCTCTTCGCGACCGAGGACCAGAAGGAAGGCATGGCCGCCTTCGCCGAAAAACGCGAAGCGCAGTTCCGCGACAAGTGA
- a CDS encoding serine hydroxymethyltransferase, giving the protein MTLAHRDWVPAPSETLVQTIATRTASQDSETIAARITTLAEENRKIHERDCFNLNPATNVMNPRAEALLSSGIGSRPSLGYPGDKYEMGLEAIEEIEVIAAELVAEIFQARFSEIRVASGAMANLYAFMATCKPGDTIIAPPATIGGHVTHHLDGCAGLFGLRTVPAPVNPDGYSLDIDALRTMAGEEKPALITVGGSLNLFEHPVAEVRTIADSVGAKVMFDAAHQCGIIAGRAWKNPLDEGAHLMTMSTYKSLGGPAGGVIVTNETELAERLDAIAFPGMTANFDAAKSAALAVSMLDWREHGPAYAQAMIDLSNALAEALAANGIPVFNTPNGYTSSHQFAVEAARFGGGQAASKTLRKAGFLACGIGLPIAEVPGDMSGLRIGTPELVRWGVTPDDAPVLAKLIAEGLSGDPEAVAPRTREMRAGFDELHFVI; this is encoded by the coding sequence ATGACCCTTGCCCATCGCGACTGGGTGCCCGCCCCTAGCGAAACGCTTGTTCAGACCATCGCTACGCGCACGGCGTCGCAGGACAGCGAAACCATCGCGGCGCGGATCACGACCCTGGCCGAGGAAAATCGCAAGATCCACGAACGCGACTGTTTCAACCTGAACCCGGCGACGAACGTGATGAACCCGCGGGCCGAAGCCCTGTTATCGTCCGGTATCGGCTCGCGCCCGTCGCTGGGCTATCCCGGCGACAAGTACGAGATGGGGCTGGAGGCGATCGAAGAGATCGAGGTTATCGCAGCCGAACTAGTTGCCGAAATCTTTCAGGCGCGGTTTTCCGAGATCCGCGTGGCCTCGGGCGCGATGGCGAATCTCTACGCCTTCATGGCGACCTGCAAACCGGGCGACACGATCATCGCGCCGCCGGCCACGATCGGCGGGCATGTGACCCATCACCTTGACGGCTGTGCCGGGCTGTTTGGGTTGCGCACCGTGCCGGCGCCGGTCAACCCCGATGGCTACTCGCTGGACATAGACGCGCTGCGCACGATGGCAGGGGAGGAAAAACCCGCGCTGATCACCGTGGGCGGCTCGCTGAACCTGTTCGAACATCCCGTCGCAGAGGTGCGCACCATTGCCGACAGCGTGGGCGCGAAGGTCATGTTCGACGCGGCCCACCAATGCGGGATCATCGCCGGGCGTGCATGGAAGAACCCGCTGGACGAAGGCGCGCACCTGATGACGATGAGCACCTACAAGAGCCTTGGCGGCCCCGCAGGTGGCGTGATCGTCACCAACGAGACAGAGTTGGCCGAGCGGCTGGACGCCATCGCCTTTCCGGGCATGACCGCGAACTTCGATGCAGCCAAGTCGGCGGCGCTGGCGGTGTCGATGCTGGACTGGCGCGAGCACGGGCCGGCCTATGCGCAGGCGATGATCGACCTGTCCAATGCGCTGGCGGAGGCATTGGCCGCCAATGGCATTCCGGTTTTCAACACGCCGAACGGATACACCAGTTCGCACCAGTTCGCGGTCGAGGCGGCAAGGTTCGGCGGTGGTCAAGCCGCGTCAAAGACCTTGCGCAAAGCCGGTTTCCTGGCCTGCGGGATCGGCCTGCCCATAGCGGAGGTGCCGGGCGACATGAGCGGTTTGCGCATCGGCACACCCGAACTGGTGCGCTGGGGCGTTACCCCGGATGACGCGCCCGTACTGGCCAAGCTGATTGCCGAAGGGCTGAGCGGCGATCCCGAAGCCGTCGCTCCGCGCACGAGAGAAATGCGCGCGGGGTTCGACGAATTGCACTTTGTGATCTGA